One window of the Rosa rugosa chromosome 3, drRosRugo1.1, whole genome shotgun sequence genome contains the following:
- the LOC133741496 gene encoding mogroside IE synthase-like: MEKEQKAYYEAHCLVLPFPTQGHVNPMLQFSKRLERKGLKVTLVTTQSFHKLSSSPSTSITLESISDGYDEGGLAAAESIDAYLDSFREVGSKTLTGLIEKLSDLGHKVDCIVYDAFMPWPLEVAKRFGIVGVTFFTQSCAVDNIYYNVQQGLLKVPCTNESEIVLPGLSVPLQASDMPSFVSVPEQYPAFFRMVVDQFSNVGKADLILCNTFYELEVEEVDWMAKLWPLRTIGPTIPSMYLDKRHEDDKEYGFSLFKPNSDACMNWLNERPKWSVAYVSFGSLAELGAEQMEELARGLKKSNIYFLWVVREKEATKLPKGFVEEISERGMVVSWCHQLEVLQHEAVGCFVTHCGWNSTLEAFSLGVPMVAVPQWTDQSTNAKYIMDVWKMGLKARADEKGIVRQEEISNCVREILEGETGKEIQKNALKWKELARKAVDEGGSSDRNIDEFIAKLVQH, translated from the exons ATGGAGAAGGAACAGAAAGCCTATTACGAAGCTCATTGTTTGGTCCTACCCTTTCCAACCCAAGGCCACGTTAATCCCATGCTCCAATTCTCCAAGCGCTTAGAGCGCAAAGGCCTCAAAGTCACACTCGTCACAACCCAGTCATTTCACAAGCTCTCATCATCGCCGTCCACGTCCATTACATTAGAGAGCATATCCGATGGCTATGACGAAGGCGGGCTGGCGGCAGCGGAGAGCATTGATGCCTATCTAGACAGCTTCCGCGAAGTCGGGTCAAAGACCTTGACGGGGCTCATCGAGAAGCTATCGGACTTGGGGCACAAAGTTGATTGTATTGTTTATGATGCGTTTATGCCTTGGCCGCTGGAAGTGGCCAAAAGGTTTGGGATTGTTGGGGTAACTTTCTTCACTCAGTCTTGTGCTGTTGACAACATATACTACAATGTCCAACAGGGTTTGCTCAAAGTTCCATGTACTAATGAGTCTGAGATCGTGCTTCCGGGATTGTCAGTACCGCTACAAGCTTCGGATATGCCTTCTTTCGTTTCTGTACCTGAACAGTACCCGGCTTTCTTTAGAATGGTTGTGGATCAGTTCTCCAATGTTGGCAAAGCTGATTTGATCCTCTGCAACACATTTTATGAGCTGGAAGTAGAG GAGGTGGATTGGATGGCAAAGCTCTGGCCATTGAGGACGATTGGTCCAACCATACCATCCATGTACTTGGATAAACGACATGAGGATGACAAAGAATATGGCTTCAGCCTCTTTAAGCCAAATAGTGATGCCTGCATGAATTGGCTAAACGAACGACCGAAATGGTCAGTAGCTTATGTGTCATTTGGCAGCTTAGCAGAGCTAGGAGCCGAGCAAATGGAGGAATTGGCTCGCGGTTTGAAGAAGAGCAACATCTATTTCTTGTGGGTGGtgagagaaaaagaagcaacCAAGCTCCCAAAAGGGTTTGTGGAGGAGATATCAGAGAGAGGTATGGTGGTTTCATGGTGTCACCAATTGGAGGTTTTGCAACATGAAGCAGTTGGTTGCTTCGTGACGCATTGCGGTTGGAACTCGACCTTGGAGGCTTTTAGTTTAGGGGTTCCAATGGTTGCAGTGCCACAGTGGACTGACCAAAGCACTAATGCAAAGTATATTATGGATGTGTGGAAAATGGGGCTTAAAGCTCGGGCTGATGAGAAAGGGATAGTGAGACAAGAAGAAATATCAAATTGTGTGAGAGAAATATTGGAAGGAGAGACAGGGAAAGAAATTCAGAAGAATGCTTTGAAGTGGAAAGAATTGGCTAGAAAGGCTGTGGATGAAGGTGGAAGTTCTGATAGAAACATTGATGAGTTTATTGCAAAGCTGGTTCAACACTAG